The sequence below is a genomic window from Harmonia axyridis chromosome 1, icHarAxyr1.1, whole genome shotgun sequence.
taattttttacaGTTCACTACTGTGCTGTTGATGGCAGGGGACACTTCAAAAGAgcttcaaagtattgcccaatTTTAAATACTGCAGACAGCAAGGTTAATTGTGTGATCGGCACAGATAGGTAGGTATATCCAAATCGAAtccatttatatttatatttatatttatatttatatttatatttatatttatatttatatttatatttatatttatatttatatttacatttatatttatatttatatttatatttatatttatatttatatttatatttatatttatatttatatttatatttatatttatatttatatttatatttatatttatatttatatttatatttatatttatatttatatttatatttatatttatatttatatttatatttatatttatatttatatttatatttatatttatatttatatttatatttacatttatatttatatttatatttatatttatatttacatttatatttatatttatatttatattcatatttatatttagatttatatttatatttatatttatatttatatttatatttatatttatatttatatttatatttatatttatatttatatttatatttatatttatattcatatttatatttatatttatatttatatttatatttatatttatatttatatttatatttatatttatatttatatttatatttatatttatatttatatttatatttatatttatatttatatttatatttatatttatatttatatttatatttatatttatatttatatttatatttatatttatatttatatttatatttatatttatatttatatttatatttatatttatatttatatttatatttatatttatatttatatttatatttatatttatatttatatttatatttatatttatatttatatttatatttatatttatatttatatttatatttatatttatatttatatttatatttatatttatatttatatttatatttatatttatatttatatttatatttatatttatatttatatttatatttatatttatatttatatttatgatcTTCttgtaaacaccctgtacatttttgatccaaactgcaaacagtttCATAATACGACGTAttcgcagaatcgaaaatgaaaaaggttttttcgaaaaaaaatttctgcagaaTTATTCACAAGAATGTGAGTCCCCATCGCCACAATTTATTGCATTATAATCCTATAAACTCAcgaaccattgagtttttatTCATAGATTggtatattgctgaaattgtcatcaaaaaagctatctaatgatgcaataatatactgaatgatatTTTAGAAAGGAAGATTATTGTCTCATACTCcaacatacaaattttcaacacaaaattatgattagttttccataaacgtctaataggccatcgtggtgaatcaccctgtattttttgtATGAGGCAAGTAAAATCTGTTCACTGGTACTACCTTACTCGtataacaataaatattatattagtTCAAATTTGTGAACTACAGGATTAAATAGTAAAACGAATATATTTTCACTTGAACGTTTAATTTGAAACTGAacaagaaaatatgaaatacATAAAATACCATAACTCTCAATATACTTTATTTTTACAGGTTAGACTgtttgagaaaaatttcaaaacaacaaGCAGACTTCGCCGTTTTTACATCTGAAGATCTAATTACTGCTACGAATTCGGCTCTAGAAACTCTCATCACCAATGAACTACGTTTCACAGAAGGTTAGTGAGTAAAAGTTATtagatttgtttttattataatatagCAGGATAATTTTCGTGTttaagaaatgaattttttttcttacgtgcatatttaaaataattaagATATTTTCTTTACACATTATGTATTTTAAGACATTATATTATCTACTACATTCTCAAAATACCATAATCAGTAGAATtagtttttatgttttattaatATCAAGAAATTCTAGACTGATTTCAATATTCCTTCAATAAAGCGGGAAATTCTGTGGAGATTGTAGGCTCTCTTCAATTCTGGTAACGAACCATTTTCAGTGTGGAACTGAAGTATCTTTAGAgcgttgcaaaatggcgaaggacgCAGATAATTTGGCAATACTTAATTCTAAACATTGGAACCCGTTATGAGCGAGTCGgaaaagtgaaattttttatgatattatcGATATTAGTAAATTTTTTTGCATCACTACTTAGAAGGAATATAATGCTGAATTTTTCACGGTTGCATTGTTTCAATAATCATTAGAGATAAGGTAAAGGAATTTTTAACtgttgaagaatataaaaaaacacccaaatacaggatgttcctaaattggagatgaaaattacagattccACGAatcaatttaagaaaaaaaagtcttatCACATCAGTATTTTAGATATCTTAGTCAGAGCTAATGGATTCTAAAAAATATGGATTCGAGAACTCTGTGATAGACTGAATCATTTTGCTGTGGCAAGTTACATTTCGAACATTTTTTCATGATTCAATTAAACTTGATGATAACACCTACTACTACGAGATTCATTGTTTTTCAGATAGATATGAGTATAAAGTTGTAGCTGTTCTCAATAAGAAATCAAACATCAAGAGTAAGCATGACTTACAGGATAAACGGTTTTGTCACCCTGGTTATGGCTATGAATCTGAATGGACAAGGATCTTGTCAAATGTGAGTAGAAAACCTCTTTTTTCTGTTAACAGTTGATGGCGAAATGTAATTATTTAACCTTCAATTTGCTcatggaaataataataataggctgggaaaaagtaatttcgtatGTTCGCATTGTTTCAATGCCTTATAAAATTTGAGAGAATCCATAATGCCCCTCTCGTAGAAGAAATTTGTATCTCCAAACGCGTCGATCATAGACaagaacagatggtaatcacctgatgccaggtccggactataggGTGGATGCAAAAGATCTTTCCATCAGAGCTTTGCTTCTGACGCGTCATCAAAGATGTGTGCGGCCTGGCgttatcttgatgaaacatgATTCCTCTTCTATTTACCTATGGTAGTTTCTGTTTGATCACCAGCTTCAAGCAGTCGAGTTGTTCTCATTAGAGGACAGAATTAAGCGTTTGGTCATAGTATAGTATTttctgccaatcccaccaaacacacaggaacatcttcctggccgtcaattctGGCCGATATGGGCCACTTCATTGGCTTTCAACCATGTTCTATGTCGCTTGACATTGTCGTAAGTGGCTATTTTTATCTCCATTACCATCCGCTTCAGAAATGGATCAATTTGGTTGCAAATctcagatggaaattcggtccatgaagTTCATTCGAGACCTGAATGTTCTCTACTCAGATAACTTGAGAAGGTGGAAATGTCATACACCTATCACAGCCATGTTTATGGATTCTTTTGAGCTTTGACTGTAAAAACAACTACTAAAATTGTACTTCCACTGGAAATAGCTTGAAAAGTTGTGTTATGTTGGAAATGTTTCCGGTATGTATTCTAAAGGTTCCTCAGTAGAAACCACAGTGAAAAAAGGCGCATCACCAAAACTCAGTCACCAATATTATTTGTTCCAGTTTTCAGACAAAGTGAGCGGAATCCTTGATGAAGCTTTTTGTATGTCCTACATGTGGACAGGGAAGTATAACATTTATGGTTCTTTGGAAAACTATATATCCGTGGGGTTCTAGCTTCACTCTTACACACTAAACTCTTTCCAAGTCTATTTGGGGAAGCTTTTAGTGAGGTGTTTGTCGACGCTTGGATGAAGATGGGGCCCTGGTTGAGTTGTATTCAGATGGTTCCAAaagtttcctcatttttcatcATACGCCATTGAATCGCTTATCGCTACAACTATCTCTTGACTCGCATTTAGTTAGGTCAAATCTAGACTGGCAGAGGCTGAGGAAATTTGCAAGTTTACTCATGGTAGATTTTCCTGTGAATTATCATCTGTGGAACATGGAAAAGGTTTCAATACCTATGGTTTCTGTCAAGTAACATTTGATACAGATAAATAATTGCTCTGCGATCCTGAAACTGTTCATAGAAAAAGGTTACCACACCTTGCTTCATGGTTATTAGAACCGAAACAAGTAATGGATGTAGCATCTAGGAAGGTAGTCAAGTCTATTGAAGTTTTGCCTACTTACTGGTGAACAACGCAGGGTAGCACAATAGATCTTTAGGTCAAAGTGCTTGCGATGTTAACATGTCCCTACCACCCTCCCTAATCTAATGTAATTTATCTAATCTAAAAGCTATAAAAGCAATGCAACAGTGATAATCTATCTTCACTGCATTGGTTTGGAAATTAAAATCGATACATCGTCATTAAGGGTTTTTATAGCTTGGCGTCCTTCAAGCTTTATACTGGTCTTTGGTTTGGCTCAGGCCAAAGCGTTATAATCTAGGACATCTGAAGATGCCTGCGGTAGTTGTAGGCGATACGTAGAGTGAAAAACCGActaaaataatgataatcaaTATTATAGTTTCGCATTGGTTGGTTTATCTTCATCAACTACAGTTAATAATTATGATCATTTCGCGAGTTCTCGAATAAATCGAAAAGAAGAGTACCCACTGCTCGTCCCATTTTATTCCTATAATTCTATAGCTCACatattcattttgtttcagtatTTGGAAGCTTCAGTGGTACCCCAGAACTGCCAACCAGATTTAACACTCACAGAAAATAGGATCAAATCTTCATCAGAGTTCTTCAGCGTTGCTTGCAAGTCAGGCCCATGGGTGGAAAATGCTACACTTGACTATGAACTCAGTGAGTAGCTATTAAATTTTAAACTATAATACATTTAATCGTTTTCACCTTCATAGTGTCTTGAAAAACATCAGAAGCGTTTAAATACAACAAAGGAATAGAGAATAGAATATTATGATACAGATATACACAGGGTGGCcgtgaaaaacatttatattttagaaataataaaataatattaatttttcaagataatatttattcaacTCGCGGTACATATGAGTATGAGTACACGCCATTTACTTTACGAAGAAAAGATGATGAAAGAGGAAAGTGACATCTTTCTTTCCTCAGACAATTTTATGTTCTATCCAAGAAACTCCTTCACACTCGTTACAATGTCTTctcaaaaaaaatcatacattTTAAGGTCAGGAGATCGAGAGAGGCCATTATACATCTTCAAATCTGGGAATCAGGTGACCTGGAGTAGCAGGTGCATTGAAATTATGGCAGTTTGAGCAGTAGCTCCATCTTGCTGACACTATACATCGTTTTGCAACTTTAGCCAGTACAGTTGTTGGAGAAAAAACGTGTTGATCATATTAATCTACCGTTCGAGGTCACTGTTACCACTAGTCCACTCTTTTCAAGAAAGAGAAGACCAATAACATGCTTTATCGATATTGCATATCATATGGTTACACAGGGTGAATACAGCGGTGTCTCATGGTGCTCTCTTGGGCATTTCCACTGCGCAGTTTTGTTAATTGGGTGAAAATGGGCTTCATCGCCATGAAAATGACAGAAAAAGGTTAGGTGGTATTCAGTTACTTTCGATTCCTGCATACACACAATCttatatgaatgaatttttaaattacagcagtctataaaaaataatatcttaTTGCAAATCGGATCACGTAAATCTTGAGTTATTGTACATTTTTCCTACTGTCTTGAATGTGAGGTTGAATGACGAAATTATCCCTAATATAGAACAGAAATGAACTGCTGCTATAATGAATTCCAATGATACTATGCACATTCCTTTTATAGCAAATTGCATATTATGGTTTAAAGCAATTGACCACCAACACTTGTGGTGATTCAGGAATGGAACGATTTCATATTGTTTTCTTTGTACTATGTGAACCCGGAGCATAATGAGCATTGGAGCATTGGAATTTTTATAGGTAAAAATGTGTTTGATATTCAAATAATCTTACGCTGTAATTGAGGAACTATTCATTCAACATaatcacagaaaaaattaaaaatattacacaaaaatgcaaaaaatttcCAGTTTTGTCCTCAACTTCCACCAACAGTTCTTGTTCTTTCCAACATGTAAATACACTTGTTGGTCTTTCGAGCCGGATTGACATTGAAGATTTACAACCCTGAACTCATTTTTATATTCACAATCCAAAACTTCCTGAGACTAGAGAAACACAATGCTAGAAAGTCGAAGAGTCAAGTAAAATCCAGCGTCAGCGAAGATAGTTTTCAGCTCTACGAGACCAAGAAGAATTCAGCTCCAATTTTGATGGAAGGACCAAAAGGGTTTTTTCCAAATAACGAGTGGGGTGTTGTCGATTGATCAGATCAGAGTAatgattcattattgaaaatacaaaCTCTTTGGGTTTTATAAATCGATTCAAATTTTGGTAACAAATCAGTTGACATGTACTTGGCTTGGCTtcatttgatttcaagtcaagtagtagtttttcaatctcaagtcaagtcaagtatttatttatcaagtacttgaatcatatcaagctacttgatttttagtagttttattgtgtagtgttatatcaataagaaaaaatgatgaaattaaaaGGAACCTTGCAGAAAGCTCTTTTATGTATTCaactcattgtataaaagaaccgaaaatataaacttttttgaaaaagaaacatgaattgaatcactataaatcataacaaataataaaaaaataaattttcttaatattgagaaacctctaggttttctttgttttataattttccatccaggatctaacaTACATGAGGCAACTTATAGATTTgttgcctaacctattgcgggtttttgtaactgtaagagcagctaaGGAAACTTGTCTTTTAACAAGagttgaagatgctggcgttgatgaaaaattccTGGCCATTTTCactaagtttggaaagatatttctgaatctTCCAAAATCTAGCAATAGATTTCTTTTAAATGTGAGAAATggactaataaagtcacactggcggaTGCGTAAGTCTCtcagcgctcgaggaatccccttatttagtctaagcgcgcaggagattgcagaaatataagccgtgcaacgcgtgcatatcaagctcaagaaaaatcaagtcaatcgataaatatctaaaatcaagctcaattatgtaatttttcacgagcttgattttcaagtcaagttgaaatgtcaagctacttggcttgatgaatccctaatgtaAACTAAGCACTTTTTCTGCTCTCTATGGAAGCTACAATCAACTTATCATTTCAGAGAATAAATACCCCAATTTATGTGAAGCCTGCGATAATCCCTCAAGATGTTCGAAAGAAGACAAATACTGGGGAAGAAGAGGCTCTCTGTTCTGCCTAACGGATGGTGCTGGCGATATATCTTGGGCACGTTGGGATGATGTCCAGATTCATTTTGGGCTAGTTGCAGGAGGACCAGAAGCATCAGCCGACGACTATAATCTTCTCTGTTCCGATGATTCAATTAGACCACTCAATACTACCAACCCTTGCATTTGGGTGGTTAAACCTTGGTCTGTTGTTGCAGCAGTTAGGTAGGTTTTAGTGAACATTGGTTTCGAAATTGGGAGATTTTGGGCTTTCCAACCGTCTGTTTAGtttattacataggcgtacaaatttgtttccgccgtttttttcgaaattcgaggctttattgtaaaaaactggttatacatttatgattcaaagtattgtccatcgctggcagTGACAAGCGatggagaaagtagtgactTTCTTCCATCATTCGGGCAGcggtagggattcacggcttggcttgatattcaagctacttgactcaagctcaagtagcttgagcttgacttgaaatcaactcaagttcaagtcaattaatagtttttcaatatcaagtcaagtatttattcattaagtatttgactcaacattgaaaaactactactttacttgaacttgagttgatttcaagtcaaacttaagctgcttgagcttgagtcaagtagcttgaatatcaagccaagccgtgaatccctaggcagcggtcatcttttgaagcgatccacgaatcgatccaattttttacttcttcataagaccggtagTTCTGGCCAGCCAGGCCGGGTgcaattgatcgaaacaaattatattctgaggaagcaacgtctggagaatacggcggctATTCATTTCATCCATTTAAACTTTtcgaagtatgtcttgaccactttcttAACATGGGGTCcagcattatcatgctgtaaaatcactttatcatgtctctcattgtattgcggccgtatttcaatgctcggctcaaacgcattaattgcgttcgataacgatcgactGTGATTGCTTccgtcggttttaacaactaatGATAGAGAACGCCGAGCTGATCTCACCAAATAGTGAGCATGACCTtgtaaccgtgaatattcggtttggccgtcgacgtgtaagcttggccgggatatctctatgattttctgcgcttgacattaccgtaatgaactcattttacGTCTACAGTCACAATGAgtgcaaaaatcccttccgtctttaccttgcaagcagctgtttacaaacaaacacgccgttcaacatttcttgacttcaactcgtacggcacccaattttcttgtctCTGAATCATTTTCACGACTTAAAAtaacttgttgcgtcactcccaatgatcctgtcaattcttgttgcgtttgacacgagtcttgatcaagtaaaccctccaattctgcatcttcgtcaaccttctctcttccaccgccatgctggtcttcgacgtcaaaatgaacattcttgaaacgttgaaaccaatGTCTGCACGTCCGtctactaatagcggcctcaccataggtatttgagagcattcgatgggtctcagccgcagatttcatcttattaaaacagaaaattaaaacctcccgcaaatgacgagaatttggctcgtaaggtgacatgtttaatcgaaaataactttatgatgcagacacaaatcgacttatttttcgatggcgttatgtttacaaattccTAAGTTCATTGTaggacatctacgatctattaatTTTGACTACCCCCATACCGCTACATCTATTCATtgtaaaacggcggaagcaaagttgtaaaccTAATATTTACAATAATAGCCTTCAGAATACGAGACCATCTATACATAACGCTTCTCAGTCAtcataatctcatctttttctAGGAACAAAGCCGAAGAAGTGCAGAAAATAATTACCTCTCTGTCCCACGAAAATATAACTTCTTGGCAATCGGCGCTCCTGAACCTTATGGAGTCCTACCACATCAAGATGGAGCCTCTCAATCCCATCGAGCCAATCCAGACTTACCTCAACAAGGCTACAGGTTTCTTGAGCGCCAACAGTTTTCCTGGATGCCATCCACCGAGGAGTATAAGAATCTGCACGACGTCAATTGTGGAAAACGCCAAATGCTCTTGGTTGAGAGAAGCGATGGCGTCTTATGGCATCGAACCCGATGTGGATTGCTTGAAAGCCGACAACACAACTGACTGCATGGACGCCGTGCAAAAGGATTTCGCAGATGTTGTTGTGATAAACCCTGATTCTCTGAATATGGCTCAAACGTAAGTGATTCTCTGTATGTTGAATTATCTAAATTTTCTAAACTCATGCAGAATTCATAATAACAAACACAGTTGAAATAACTCACTATACTGGACCTAAGTCGAAGTGATATCCGTGAGGGCCGAATCGAAAGTGTTTCAGTTGGAACGACAGTACCTTGGTACCTGCTCTGTAGATGATCGTAGAGACTCATGCGTGTTATTGATTCTGACAATTATTGCCTCAGCATGATGTCTTTAGGATTCTATGGTCTCAGTATCA
It includes:
- the LOC123670938 gene encoding transferrin-like — protein: MFVKIGIASFIVTTLFFVSAVSAEKFHYCAVDGRGHFKRASKYCPILNTADSKVNCVIGTDRLDCLRKISKQQADFAVFTSEDLITATNSALETLITNELRFTEDRYEYKVVAVLNKKSNIKSKHDLQDKRFCHPGYGYESEWTRILSNYLEASVVPQNCQPDLTLTENRIKSSSEFFSVACKSGPWVENATLDYELKNKYPNLCEACDNPSRCSKEDKYWGRRGSLFCLTDGAGDISWARWDDVQIHFGLVAGGPEASADDYNLLCSDDSIRPLNTTNPCIWVVKPWSVVAAVRNKAEEVQKIITSLSHENITSWQSALLNLMESYHIKMEPLNPIEPIQTYLNKATGFLSANSFPGCHPPRSIRICTTSIVENAKCSWLREAMASYGIEPDVDCLKADNTTDCMDAVQKDFADVVVINPDSLNMAQTKYKLKILFYETVNEDAKYLTVAVTRSNTKFETIHDLKGARACFPSYDGIAWNSVANYLNEKRLLETCPIDEGVEGFFGKSCVPGFPKETSSLNINCRNDTYVGDDGAIRCLIDGSGDVAFISKNSLKSFLADEKKNTAAMNITAFKTFCGDTASRDCLLSWAPAGYGMVRGNSSELRLKDFMDVFFALDENFGKHYKTFTSPFTLFGPFNGVGNLLFHDATMKIRTKPSLRNIETSAGEYHEIVGAIDCKSSGNNLWFSYVLIVFVSIVVCLKSL